ATGATCTGTTTGTTTCAGGTCCAGTTGTAATAAAACTAATTGTTTCTTTGATAGTCAGAACCATTTGTTTGTAGCATAATGTGAAAATTACTACTGCTGAGTGTGCCTCCTGGGATAAGAAATGCAGGATGTTGGTATACTGCATATTCTTTTTACATTTTATATTTGTATGTTCACAGAGGGCACAACTATGAGTTAGGCGAGTGGTAGATTGCTGAAGTAGCAGGTACCAAGTACAAAAGGTAGTACTGTAGTATACACTACAGTATCCCATCTCTATTTTTTCACTTCTAGCATATAAAGTACAATGACTTTGAAACCCTGGGAAGTAATTGGCAATTGATATTTTACAGAGACAATGGGATAAGTTTACTACTATATCAGCCTGGCAAGTGAGTTGGAATGAGTTCAGGAACAATGGGATTCATAGCATCATAAGTATTTTCTATCTACATGTTCAAGATCTGGGTATACTCAGTCCTTGATGTTCTATTGCTAACAGTTTTTCTTTACTTTTAGTGTGGCAACAGAGATTCAGACAATGGTACATTGGTGCAGGACACCAAGACTAAGATTGAGAAGAAAAGGTGAACAATTTAACCATATCACTTGCCTTTAAATGAGCTTACAGAAAGAGGCTGAGATTGGGTAAACTTGGACTCGCATTTTCTGATAGGAACATTACAATGCTTTACATTTTTGTCAGTAGTTTATTATATTTGGTACAAAAACTCACCACTTTGACTATGGTTGTGTTTTTTCTCCCATGTGTGAACTCATCAGTTGGTTGACCAATTACTCAGGGAAAGTCATATAGTTGGCATTTCTGACTTGTTCTACTCTGTTGTTTAGAATGAGATTTTGATGACCTCTTCTTTTTGTCACTGCATTGCAAGACAAGTCACGCAGAATAGAAATTGCCATGCCAATATACTCGTATGTGATTCATAGGATGCATGTTCTTATCTTATCTTTCTGTCTATGAATTAAGACAGAAATTGCCATGCCAATATCCTCATATGGGCTGATTTTCATTAGTTAACCTGTGCAGCTGTTCATTGTTGATTCTCCAACAAACCTTTTTGAATATTCAGAATTTCATGCATATAATCAGTCAAATCTCAGTTTTTCATCTTcttattttttatctttttcacTACAATTTCTTTACCTTTGTTTTCATTAATCCTATCTAATTTTGCCTTTTACAAATTTACCTTTTGCAGATGGTGAGTTGGAGACCACGAAGAACCAACTTCTTACAGCACGTgagtttcagtgtttgtatcaTTAACTTTTTGCTTCCTAGATGGTTCTCAGTATCCTCTCCCGTCCATTCATTTCGGAGGTGGCTAGAGCATGTTGTTCGTTTGGGTGAGCCAATCCGATTTTGATCTGTTTGGCTTTCTCAACTTGGTGTTTGCAAAGAGCGGAACGCTGGTGCAGTCATCCAACAAGCTGGCAGGAGACCTACACAATCGTTTCATCTTTTTATTCTTGCTATCCTTTATAGAAATTGGTCAGATTAGTATTCTACTAGAATATTACAACTTATCGTTTCGGATTGTGATTTCTTATTCTTTGGGCAACTTCTTGCAAATAGTTAGATAGCAATACAAGTGTTGATGCTTGGGAATAGCAACACATAGGATTTGAGCGTCGAAGTATTGTACTTCTTATTCTCTTATGACAATATAATGCAGTGCTGCGCACATGACTATGGCAGGCTGCTGCTCTTCCATTGCAAGGGAAGAAAATTAAGATAAGCTGTTTTGACAATTGTGTTCTTTTAAAAATTCATTGGTGCTCGATAACCATTCATATCGCAGTCTGCACTCTGCAAGGCATCTTCTCATAATTTCTGAATTAGCCTTCCAAAAATCATGGAGGGGAAACGATTCTTTATGATCCTTGTCGAtatcccttcatcttctccataACCATTCATGTTACTGTCAATGTGTGGAGACTGTAATCAGCACCTTTGTCTTAATGTGAAAACCAATTAGTTGTCTATGATCTGCATGGCCTTATGTTCTTGAGCAGCAACTCAATTGTTCGACAACCTTGGCGGCCACTTTCACAAGGTCTATGTTTGACAGTATAGTAACACTCGGCAAGGAGAAAATTGCTATGCGTAGCCGTGTATATATGTCGGTACTATCAATTGTGTAATAACAGCAAAAGCACGTTCCTTCTGACTGACCAAAAATTTTGTCTGTCAAAGGTACTCACAAGACTGGCCACCACATGCAGTAGAAGGTACTCGCACAAATCATGTCAGGTGAAGTGTCGACTCCTTATTGTTTCTATTTTATGGAAACTTTGAAAGCATAGTAGTGTGGTTCTATGTATGAATTTCCAAGACAAACTATCAGGGGTTTAGTTGCAAACTTTGATTTATGAGGTATCAAATCATATATGGGTATCTTGTTTAACTACCAGCTTTTTTTTAACGAACTAAGCTGCCGAttaccgattatattaaaaagaagaataagCTTAGATTGGGCAAACAACGAAAAAACAACCAAAAACAACGAACACCGGCTGGTTGGGTTGGGACATCAACCCACGCCGTATCATGCTAACGCACTACTCAAAACTCAACTCAAAACACAACATCAGCCGGTTGGACTGGGGCATCAACCGGGCCTCTCTCAACTCTGCccggtcggattgggacatcgacacgaGCCTTAATGAAAGACTCCGTCCGGGCTGATTGGGACATCGACCCGGGCCTCAACTCGAACTCGCCACAGACAACATGGTTGGTCAAGAGGGGGCAGCGGCACCACCATGACACTCCACAACATCGGTGCTCGTGCACCAACAGCAACACCATCACCAGGGCACAAGGCTGACAGAGGATAACCCGTCATCACCGCCAGCACCGTCGTTACCGATGATGTCCCATGTCGGGCCAGCCACTGCTATGTAGGGCTAGCCGCcatggtccgctgcaagccgtgTAGCTGTCGAGCCATCAGGTCCGCTTGCGCCTCCAAATGAAGTTGTCCTACACCGGTCTAAACCCGCCAAGCAGGGCTAGCCGTTGTAGAACGCTGCAAGCCGTCGAACCGATACATGAGCAGCTGCCTCCGGACATCAACTGCCAACCACGTCCCACAAGATCTGGTTGTACATTGTGGCACCAAGCAGCCCAGTCGCCTTATTGAGGAAAGCAGGGTGCTACGTAGGGCATCTGGCAGCCATCAGAGGATCACCTCCACACAGGTCTCTTTGGCGAAGCAGATCTGTTGGCCACCCTGTACCATGCTGCCCTCATGCCAAATTCGTGGTCACAACTGGCGCACAGCTCCTCCCTACCGTCGCCCTCATGCCAAGCAGAAGTCTTGCCCTCTAAACACCGCTCCAAACATCCACTTCTAGCCACCTTCCACCATCGTGGGCACGTACCTCAAGTCGTCGACTAAGCCTCCACCCATTCCACCATAACGCCCAAATCCACCATGGTCGGAGCTTAGCACTTACACAGCCACCGTCATGCGTGACCCCTCACCGCCAAACAAACAGGGAAGCTATCGGTGTGTTGCCCACGACGCATTCAAGAAGGACACGATGCTAGatgcgccgtcgccgcccgcccaaAGAACTTAGGCAAGGTTttcacttagagtttttgagaACAAAGCAAGGAGAGCGACATGACAACGTCCCCAACAGGAAATTGCGACGCCCAAGGTGTTGCCATTATTAGCCCGGCACCTCCCGCGGGCAGCCACCACAAACTTCTCCGCCCGTCATGGCTGCACCAACACAAACACCTCCCTGCAACCGCCCCCATCACCAACCAGCTGCCTGAGCGCGCAACCGAAACCGCCACCGCATCCTCTCTCGCGCACACAGGCATCATCGCGCAGTCACCACCCCGACCCGCACACCGTTGTGGTGTGATCTCCTCCTCGCCCCGTGCGCCGCTGACGCCACATGGCCTCCCTCCTCAGCCCACTTGCCGGGCCGTCGTCAGGCCTGCAGCACCTCCTTCCCCGGGTCCGGCGGGCTCGCTGCCCAGGCCACACCAGACCAGGGGCAGACCACGACTAGGGgtgccgcctccgcgcccgtgtgcagccgccaccgccgtacACGAGCAGCCGTCGCCAGGGCGGCACCCCACCATGCCCACACAGGCTCCTGCCGGGGTGTCCCACTTGACTACCGCCGACACCGCTCCCCACCAGGCCcgccacagcagcagcagatccGACCATGGGGGCAGCGAATCCAGCCCAGAGGACGGCGAATCTAGCCGCCGGAGGGCCAGGGCGGCCGCCAACACGACGCTGCACCGCGCTGTCTCGCCGGTCGTCGCAGCGCTCCTTGCGCCCAAGCTCGGGCCCCAACTGCCACGCAGCCCACGTGTTGCGCACTAGACTGCCTCTGCGGCACGGCCTCGCACGCCGCGCCAGGAGCCATGGCCACCGCCATCACGCCGCAGCCATCCCCCTGCTCAGGACAAGCATGAGCGCCCGCCACAGCAAGATGTCCCGCTGCCACCCGCCGCCACGTTCTTGGGGGGCCGGGTGGACTTCCAGTAGCCCCTCCGACGGTGGCGAGGGGAGTGGAGGGGatggggtgggggcggcggcggctagggttccgACCGCCTCCCGAGTCGACCAAGCAGGGGCTGAAGGAAGTTAACTACCAGCCTTTCGATAAGCTAGCACTTGCAATTCAAGACATAGTTGCCTCGACTAAATCTTTAGCTGTACCATCGATCTAGCTCAAGAACCTCAACCTCCACTCATATATTTCTGGAAAGTATAAATGTAGAATGTCTACGACATTGCCTCTTATTTCTGATCTTTCAGAGGAATGCTGGACAAATTTTCTAAAGAATGAATGTATTAGAGTTGACTCTTAATGCTAATAATATCTCAGTTAACTTTTTAACAACAATAATTATCTTTCAGTGAATGAAGGATTGTTCTTGGTCATCTTTGTACTGGTCTTTCTCAACCAGAGATGTGCTCGCAACAGTTATGTATCATAGATTGCCTATTTTTGGGTTCGCATTGGCGAAGGAACTGGGTTCCCATTTCTGGTACTGCAATGAATCTGTTCCACTGGCACTTAGTCTGTATGGATAGTGCTGCTCAGAACACTTAGTTTTTTAAAACATATATTCGTTGATCGAGAGCTCCCAGTTTCCATTTTGTGTCTGTTCTGTTAAGTGCCTCAATTATCAAGACTATTGAGTTGCATCTAAACCCGATGAAGGAAATGCTACAGTACTGTTATCTCTCCTTTATCCAGGACAACTATCCTATAATATTGCTGGATTGTAAAAGAGGGGCGTCATTCAGTTTTTCTCTCCTATTAATGTTCTCATTTGATCACATACAAGTTGAATGCACATGTCCTATTTAATCCAATATATATTGCAATATAAATGAtttgttgcccgtagcaacgtacAGGCATGATCCTagttataaataaataataaagcACTACTTGTTAGTCAACTCCATAAAAAAAGCACTACTCTTGTGAGACAACTCCAAATGAGAACCATAGAAGATCCAAACAAGTCCAAACTTTTTAATAATAGGTACGCCTTGATTTTGGAaaattggtttcatatttttccaagTTAAAATAGATTAGTTACGAATTTCAAGAAATTGTACCAGATTTTAATTATTTTCAGAAATCGCAAAAAGGAGGGAAAACATGTGTCAGGTACGGCTGGTCAACGGTTATTAATGACATCATCAACAGGCCTATCAACAGCAGTGTTGACGTGTCAGGTAAAGGTTGGCCTCTCTTGTCAGGTGTAGGATCCACCACGACAGTTGACGTGGCTGCCACGTGATTCACTGTGGTGGCCTCACTTGTCAGGTGTAGGACCCACCACTCCTGTCAGGCAGCAAAGCAGCAGGTACACAAACACTTCAAAGTACTTTTATGCTAGCTTGATCACTTACACTTACCAAGGCATGTAGTTAGGGCATCCGGAGTGTTGGAAAttactagtagagaattggctttctatgcgcccccttttgtcccgatttaaagttggtccgggacaaaaggttcaccaaccgggactaaaactcggtcactggtggggggctcaccaaccgggaccttttatcccggttgcaaaggctagtaggaaaaaaagactctgagaggccttttatcccggtttgaaataccaaccgggataaaaggggggtcttttatcccggttggtgtttcaaaccgggataaaagggtctcaacgaggtgactggaagaggattaaatcctcgaacccttttatcccgatttgtaataccaaccgggataaaagggggtcttttatcccagttggtgtttccaaccgggataaaagggtcccccacgagttaatacaaaaggatagcatcccctacatagtcagatgtggtgtgcaggtgggatggcaaggaagctacacgcgaggctggaggttgtgggttcgaatcccacgaaccgcgcacgcgcatatttcatgtgcaaaatcgcgtgacttgtgtcTTGCGACTTGCGCGTGTGGgagggcctcctgggagctcgggattttttttttgcagcgccggccgtggtgacccgttttatcccggttggtattaccaaccgggataaaaggagatcttttgtcccggttgagtgacccgggataaaaggtttcgggatatttgcaccctaccaaccgggactaaaatccaattctctactagtgaatagGGGCCTTAAGGCTCTTAGGGTCGACCAAACACATAGCAGGGGAGGTCTTAAGAAAAGGTCCAAAGCCAAAAAGGTTAAGGACCAGCCTTATGCTGGAGACCCGACTTTAAGGAATAAAAAATTGGAAGAACAAGAAGGGATGCAACGCACAGACGGAGACGCTGCAAGATAATTGTAGGATTGTTGAGGCCGGCGTCGTTATGTATAATGCCGAGGGGGTCTTAGTCATGGGTCCCAGCACGCATAAAAAAAACTCCGATCCGCCCTCCATCTATCGTGCTGAGGCCTCAAGCTCCCGTTCGTTGGCCCACCAAAGTTGCagagttgattttttttatttcttaagaCCCGACCACAAGCTTGAGGTGGGTCTTTCACTTTTTAGCTAAGGCCGACTCGTCTAGTGTGTAAGAGTCTATTTAGTTTCACTTGCTGCAGCTAAACTTTAACCTCTTTTAACCCTAAAATACCAAACACTCTTGCTTAGtaaggctaaactttagctgcttATGTTTAGTCTTATGGGGGCTAAAAGTACACTTTACACCCTCTACCCTCGTTCAATGCACTTcacttctctctctcccacctCCCCCGTCGCCAGCTCCTCCAGagccttccccgccgccgccgactcctcctccatccccgcCGCTGTCggtccctccccttcctccacgCCGGTCACCGACGTCCGCTCCCCTTCTGTCGCgtcgggcgccggcggcccccCCTTCCTTCGCGGGGTGCCGTTaacccctccccttcctccgtgCCGGTTGCTGGCATCCGCTCCCCTCCCTCCGTGCCGAGCGGTAGCGGCCCCTCCCCTTCCGTCGTGCCGGGCGTCGGCAGCCCCTCCCCGCCCTCGTGCCCGGTCACCGACGTCCGCTCCCCTTCTGTTGCgtcgggcgccggcggcccccCCTTCCTTCGCAGGGTGCCGTTaacccctccccttcctccgtgCCGGTCGCTGGCATCCGCTCCCCTCCCTCCGTGCCGAGCGGTAGCGGCCCCTCCCCTTCCGTCGTGCCGGGCGCCGGCAGCCCCTCCCCGCCCTCGTGCCCGTGCCGGGGGCCGCTCCGCCTGTGCAACCGCCAGCACCAGTCGCTACCCCAGGTGACGATGGTGCCGctcagggcggcgacggcgacctgaTCCGCTCCGTGGCCAGCGATTTGGAATGGAGGACGGCGGAGGACTCCATGGCCGATGATTTGGAATGGAGGACGGTAGAGGAGAGCAGGGTAGCAGCGGCGCTGCTACAgcgggaggagaggagcggtgcaggtgaggaggaagaagtgcGGGTTGAAGGGCAAACAGGTCATTGTTGAACACAATAAATGTTGTTTAGCTCATGAAACCAAACAGGTACGACTAAAGTTTAATTCTTCCAAATAAGCATCTTTTAGCTGCTTATGATAAGCAAGTGGAACCGAACAGGCCCTAAGGCTGACCCTAGCCATGCAGATAGGCCTTAAGACCGGCCAATTTTGCACACTCCGGATGCCCTTACACACAAGAGACGGTGGCCTTATCCTGTGCGGGACCCACCATTAAGATCCCCTCGGCAATATACACTCCTGATGCCCTTATGCAGAGCATAACTATATATGTGACATTCAGTTCCACAGACTAATTTCCATCTGATAACTTGCAGATGGCACCAAGTGATTTCCACATACTAATTTCCATAACTATACTAGTTGGGCGGCTTGAAGAACTTGAGCTTCATACCGTTGCTGACGATGCCCCAGACGCCACCCAGCGAGAAGGCCAGGCTGAAGGCGGTGCCGAGTAGGGCGAGCCCCCAGTTGAGGTACCAGCTGAAGCTGAGCCGCTCGGGCTTCTTGACGCGGATCCACATGAAGCACGGGTACGCGAAGGTCACCGGCAGCGTCAGCCCGCCGAGCAGGCCGGCGAGGCTGGACAGGAACGGCAGCGCCACGCTGATGAACAGCGAGAGGAAGCCGTAGAACACCCTGAACCCCGACCGCACCCACGGCGAGCACGGCCGGTTGGTGCGCCCCGTGTAGTAGGCCTCGAAGCTGTCGAACACCGGCATGGAGTAGATCTGGAAGCTGCTGAGGCAGTTGAGCACGACGAGGAGGCACGTCGTCGCCAGGAGCCCCTGCGGCGTGTCGTGGCTGTGGAAAGCGTAGAGCGCCGCCAGCATCCCTCCCGGCGGCATCTGCACATACAAGGGGTTCCAGGGATCATTATTAGGTGCAGAACACGGTGAAGTCATGGCGGCTGTGATTAGCAAAGCATTATTGTGGTGCACTTGCCATGTTTCCGTAGGCCCAGTAGCCTCCGACGGCGACAGGGAAGAGGCACATTGCGATCAGGAGGTACGCGACTTTGGCCCCACGCCACATTGGCACATGTGCTGGATGCTTGAAAGTCGATGGCATTGTCGCCTGCAAGATTTCAACGGGCAATTCACACCAAATTATACTGGTTATGAGTAACGGAAGTGTCAGGACAAATTATCGGTTCAGGAATGAATACTAACCTGAATTTCCAGGGCAAGATTGTGCCCTCTGAATGCAAAGGCTACTATTCCGAGGGCGTTCAAGGTTGAGAATAAGGATGTACCGAAAGAAGTTGATCTCACTGGGTCATAAGAGACTGTCGGTGGCCGCGGTTGGCTGACCGAGAGAACCCAGGACATGGTACAGTACATTATCGCAGTCGCGCCACCGATGAGCGAGAGCCCAGCGATTGAATTGAGATTTGGGAGCTGGGAAAGAATTACTGCCAAGGATGTGAACACCAAGTACCATTCGACCGTTGTAATGGGACTCGGCGAGCAGAGTGGTCCGCACACTATTTGGTAGAACAGCTTCATCGTCTCCCCTCCAACCAGGATCAACGCGGTTGCAGTGCCTGCCGACAGATAGATAGTTGGGAAAAGAGACAGCCACATTCCCAGTTTTTCTCCTGGATAAATAATGCACACTGTTCAGTAATTGGTGCAAATCATTTCTGTCTAGTGAAGCCAACTTAGTAGCTATCAATTGAACAGAACAGCAGAGAATCTAGCCACATTGCATGTTCTTAGTTTGGTGTAAACAGAGGCAACAATTATTCAGACTACATAATGCAACAGTTTGATAAGAAGGATCATGGTGTTTTCAGTGGTAGCAAAAGGAACCACGGTTATGGGGTATTGTAATGACATGAGAGCGATATGTTATCCAACAGAAGCTCATGATCATGATCCAAAtgtgaagaaaacaaaagagtGTTCCTAGATTAGCCTGGCACTACCCCATCAATCACACTTCACCTCCTATAATGAAGCAGAAAGACACTATCAGGAGATTCTTTCCAGCCTACATGACAGAGATAATACTTGGGCAGAGGTCACATACAGTGCACACCCATTTATATATTGTCATGAACTGGCAAAAATAGTTGAGGGAATGTCTCACCAAATGCAGCCTGTGCAAGCTCCACATATCTGTTGTACCTCCTGCCTGGCACAGCCTCATGAAGCTTCACTAGGATCCAGAGTGTGTACAGTTGCCAGAAATAAGCAATAGTCAAAAATATTATCCCCCAGCTCCTGTAGAACAAATAGTCATGAGCAGTAAAATGTCAGAAATGGATATAAAATTCAGCTATAATTTAGTCAGATTGAATACATAAAGGAACtatctgaaagtctgaaaccaaTTCCAACTCGGTGCCATAACCAACGTTGAAAAAGAATAGCATAATAATACTtttagttgatttttttttcaaagcgGTGCATAATTTTATCGATCTGTTGCAAGTACTGCACAGTTATTTATTGGAAATTCATcaaaatacaaataaaaaaatagaaaagtgaAACCGAAAGAGACTACTATCTTATCTTTGGCTAAAACTGAATGGAACCTCCAGTTTCACCAAGCTGATGAATCAAATAATAATGTATCATATTTTTCCAGTCAACAAATTTGAAGAGTGGAAAAATTCAACTCAAGATCTTGCACTGGCTGGGCAGCATTAACATACTTAATTATTGGAAAAAAGTTTCTTGTCCCCCCTAGGGGTTTTAGCAGATCGATAGAGTGAGTACATACATGTACATGGTTATCTCACCCAAGCTCAGTTCCCACTGCGGTTTGCGCTGGCAGACCTGGCTCCCTCAACCATGTTGAGCCATTGACACGGGCAGAACAGAGTAAGAATGTAAACCGAAAATTAAAGGCTCCAAAGTCA
This sequence is a window from Setaria italica strain Yugu1 chromosome III, Setaria_italica_v2.0, whole genome shotgun sequence. Protein-coding genes within it:
- the LOC101764572 gene encoding lysine histidine transporter-like 8; this encodes MATPTSAAAEGAASEPELVSIPATPHGLSTPEGAATPTGGGGGGRSKSAAGTPGRRVVEGLRGYLEDVGHLTRLDPRDAWLPVTESRGGNARYAAFHSLNAGLGFQALLLPLAFPALGWSWGIIFLTIAYFWQLYTLWILVKLHEAVPGRRYNRYVELAQAAFGEKLGMWLSLFPTIYLSAGTATALILVGGETMKLFYQIVCGPLCSPSPITTVEWYLVFTSLAVILSQLPNLNSIAGLSLIGGATAIMYCTMSWVLSVSQPRPPTVSYDPVRSTSFGTSLFSTLNALGIVAFAFRGHNLALEIQATMPSTFKHPAHVPMWRGAKVAYLLIAMCLFPVAVGGYWAYGNMMPPGGMLAALYAFHSHDTPQGLLATTCLLVVLNCLSSFQIYSMPVFDSFEAYYTGRTNRPCSPWVRSGFRVFYGFLSLFISVALPFLSSLAGLLGGLTLPVTFAYPCFMWIRVKKPERLSFSWYLNWGLALLGTAFSLAFSLGGVWGIVSNGMKLKFFKPPN